From one Campylobacter concisus genomic stretch:
- a CDS encoding TIGR00730 family Rossman fold protein, which produces MNNELVSDLLNFPNVLKYKNKNVTFFGSARFEEDNFYCKKAYELAYKLNELGYAILTGGGDGIMRAANKGAFDSAKSPSIALNVRLPFEQNTNPYVTAKYLFSNLSPRKFALTDRSVAFVVFPGGFGTLDELFEILVLAQVGSKKVKIFLFGSEFWQGLDEFIKNTLVSQKTIKKEDINLYKITDDLELIVDEILAI; this is translated from the coding sequence ATGAATAATGAATTAGTTAGCGATCTTTTAAATTTTCCAAACGTCTTAAAATATAAAAATAAAAATGTTACCTTCTTTGGCTCGGCTAGATTTGAGGAAGATAATTTTTACTGCAAAAAGGCTTATGAACTAGCTTATAAGCTAAACGAGCTAGGATATGCCATCTTAACTGGTGGCGGAGACGGCATAATGAGAGCCGCAAACAAGGGCGCGTTTGATAGTGCAAAATCGCCAAGCATAGCCCTAAATGTGAGGCTTCCGTTTGAACAAAATACAAACCCTTACGTTACGGCAAAATACCTCTTTTCAAATTTAAGCCCAAGAAAATTTGCACTTACCGATCGTTCAGTCGCATTTGTCGTCTTTCCGGGTGGCTTTGGCACCCTTGATGAACTTTTTGAAATTTTAGTACTTGCTCAAGTTGGTAGTAAAAAAGTAAAAATTTTTCTTTTTGGGAGCGAGTTTTGGCAAGGGCTTGATGAATTTATAAAAAATACGCTAGTTAGCCAAAAAACAATAAAAAAAGAAGATATAAATTTATACAAAATCACCGATGATTTAGAGCTTATTGTAGATGAAATTTTGGCTATTTAA
- a CDS encoding P-loop NTPase: protein MNNQAQKLQNLVQSQSKSKNTHFIAITSGKGGVGKSTISANLANVLSKNGYKVGLFDADIGLANLDVILNVKMGKNLLHVLKGECSLKDILIPINKNLILIPGESGDEILKFNNQFLFERFLDEASELDELDFLIIDTGAGIGGSTQLFLEAADEVVVVTVPDPAAITDAYAVIKIVSRFKNSELLLLNMVKNEAEATRIYENIKRVANANIGPSLNLELIGFVASDKNVSRSIKQRTLFTDDAAYAEPSAQIKQIASNLLYRLERKVLDDEQSRSFGGFFKRLIEQF from the coding sequence ATGAATAATCAAGCACAAAAACTACAAAATTTAGTCCAGTCTCAAAGCAAAAGCAAAAACACACATTTTATTGCGATAACTAGCGGTAAGGGTGGTGTTGGTAAGAGTACGATAAGCGCAAATTTAGCAAATGTTTTATCAAAAAATGGCTACAAAGTAGGGCTTTTTGACGCTGATATCGGTCTTGCAAACCTTGATGTCATCCTAAATGTAAAAATGGGTAAAAATTTACTTCACGTGCTAAAAGGTGAGTGCAGCCTAAAAGATATCTTGATACCTATAAATAAAAATTTGATCCTCATTCCTGGCGAGAGCGGCGATGAAATTTTAAAATTTAACAATCAATTTTTATTTGAGAGGTTTTTGGATGAGGCGAGCGAGCTTGATGAGCTTGATTTTTTGATCATTGACACCGGAGCTGGCATAGGCGGTAGTACGCAGCTGTTTTTAGAAGCGGCTGATGAGGTTGTAGTGGTGACCGTGCCTGATCCTGCGGCGATAACCGATGCGTACGCTGTCATAAAGATCGTTTCAAGGTTTAAAAATAGTGAGCTTTTGCTTTTAAATATGGTAAAAAATGAGGCAGAAGCGACTAGAATTTATGAAAATATCAAACGCGTTGCTAATGCAAATATCGGGCCTAGCTTAAATTTAGAGCTTATAGGATTTGTGGCTTCTGATAAGAATGTTTCAAGAAGCATAAAACAACGAACGCTTTTTACAGACGACGCTGCTTATGCTGAGCCTAGTGCTCAGATAAAACAGATAGCTTCGAATTTACTTTATAGGTTGGAACGAAAAGTGCTTGACGATGAGCAAAGCAGGAGCTTTGGGGGCTTCTTTAAGCGTTTGATAGAACAATTTTAA
- a CDS encoding RNA polymerase sigma factor FliA, which produces MHELKQKQLNAYKNTIKKEQDEIVLKYMPALRAMAFRLKERLPSSIDTNDLISIGVEEMIKLSRKYDKEQNDSFWGYGKKRIYGSMLDYLRTLDVVSRSDRKLVKSINSEIDNYFNEFEEEPSDEYLAEKLNEDIEKIREARGISGIITILPIDEQMELIGQNDVEKSIEREDLILKIEEALKDFDERDQMLVQLYYYEELNLKEISQIMNISESRISQIHKRLLDRIRRSLGV; this is translated from the coding sequence ATGCACGAGTTAAAGCAAAAGCAGCTTAACGCTTATAAAAACACGATAAAAAAAGAACAAGACGAAATCGTCTTAAAATATATGCCAGCACTGCGTGCAATGGCGTTTAGGCTTAAAGAGAGGTTGCCATCAAGCATAGATACAAATGACCTAATAAGCATTGGCGTCGAAGAGATGATAAAACTTAGCAGGAAGTATGACAAGGAGCAAAATGACTCTTTTTGGGGTTATGGCAAAAAGAGAATTTATGGCTCTATGCTTGATTATCTAAGGACGCTTGATGTTGTTAGCAGAAGCGATAGAAAGCTAGTAAAGAGCATAAATAGCGAGATAGATAACTATTTTAATGAATTTGAAGAAGAGCCAAGCGATGAGTATTTGGCCGAAAAGCTTAATGAAGATATTGAGAAGATAAGAGAGGCAAGAGGCATTAGCGGTATTATCACTATTTTGCCAATAGACGAGCAAATGGAGCTAATTGGTCAAAATGATGTCGAGAAAAGCATTGAGAGAGAGGATCTCATTTTAAAAATAGAAGAAGCTTTAAAAGATTTTGACGAAAGAGATCAGATGTTGGTTCAGCTTTATTATTATGAAGAGCTAAATTTAAAAGAGATAAGCCAGATCATGAATATCAGCGAGAGTAGAATTTCACAAATTCATAAACGTTTGCTTGATCGTATCAGGCGTAGCTTGGGGGTTTAA
- the fliY gene encoding flagellar motor switch protein FliY, whose product MMNDFFNIFSNELKATIEGLTGRAPEVGERNEFDAPTQNGIKPPVVMANISLSGDINAKTEIVCTPVLISAISEWMMGEEEISKNENLGSDELDAAKEIFSNLFSAFSTSLGAQKGMPKINFEVINVNFLDENSSLDFSVYEKLFLFNVKIEDLSEHIGFACDHSLMKFFEPTKTEAPAAPASAPHVAKGDFSAEEMRNIGLIMDVRLPIRVRIGSKRMLLKDVLTMDIGSVIELNQLANDPLEILIGDKVIALGEVVIIDGNFGIQITQIGSKRERLQQLK is encoded by the coding sequence ATGATGAATGATTTTTTTAATATATTTTCTAACGAATTAAAAGCTACTATCGAAGGACTTACGGGCAGAGCTCCTGAGGTTGGTGAAAGAAATGAATTTGATGCACCAACGCAAAATGGCATAAAACCGCCGGTAGTGATGGCTAATATCTCTTTAAGTGGCGATATCAATGCTAAAACAGAGATAGTATGTACTCCAGTTTTAATAAGTGCCATTAGCGAATGGATGATGGGTGAAGAGGAAATTTCAAAGAATGAAAATTTAGGCAGTGATGAGCTTGACGCCGCAAAAGAGATATTTTCAAATCTTTTTAGTGCTTTTAGTACATCTTTGGGTGCTCAAAAGGGCATGCCAAAGATAAATTTTGAAGTAATAAATGTAAATTTTTTAGATGAAAATTCTTCGCTTGATTTTAGTGTTTATGAAAAGTTATTTTTATTTAATGTCAAAATCGAAGATCTAAGTGAGCATATCGGTTTTGCTTGCGATCATTCGTTGATGAAATTTTTTGAGCCAACAAAGACCGAAGCACCAGCTGCACCAGCGAGCGCTCCTCACGTAGCTAAGGGTGACTTTAGCGCTGAAGAGATGAGAAATATCGGGCTTATAATGGATGTTAGGCTGCCTATTCGTGTTCGTATCGGCTCAAAAAGAATGCTTTTAAAAGATGTGCTTACCATGGATATTGGCTCAGTTATCGAGTTAAATCAATTAGCAAATGATCCACTAGAAATTTTGATCGGCGATAAGGTAATAGCTCTTGGTGAAGTTGTAATAATCGATGGAAACTTTGGCATCCAGATCACTCAGATAGGCTCAAAACGCGAGAGGCTTCAACAGTTAAAATAA
- the fliM gene encoding flagellar motor switch protein FliM, with protein MADILSQEEIDALLEVVDEDGDTSNIEVEERSQGEQKQIIIYDFKRPNRVSKEQLRAIKGIHDKLARNLASQISSVMRSIVEIRLHSVDQMTYGEFLMSLPSPTSFNVFSIKPLDGNCVLEINPSIAFPMIDRLLGGTGENFEANRELTDIEVNLLDAVLRMIMQRLKESWSMITDMYPNVEAKESSPNVVQIVSQNEIVIMVVMEIIVGGSSGMINLCYPVIYLEPILSRLANRDIMLGETSAKKSRNKELKTLIGRAEILYEAILGKSIISVNEFLNLKEGDILRLDRGADDKAIVCIDKKEVFLAEVGLHRFRKSIRIEQLIRSDKDEIKNILEKYEEERKAKLMAYEANERKMEEEEDDEDDE; from the coding sequence ATGGCTGATATTTTAAGTCAAGAAGAGATAGACGCGCTACTTGAAGTTGTTGATGAAGACGGCGATACAAGTAATATCGAGGTTGAAGAGAGATCGCAGGGCGAACAAAAGCAGATTATTATTTATGATTTTAAGCGTCCAAACCGCGTTAGTAAAGAGCAACTTCGTGCGATAAAAGGCATCCATGATAAGCTTGCCAGAAATTTGGCTAGTCAAATTTCTAGTGTTATGAGAAGTATCGTCGAGATCAGACTTCACAGTGTTGATCAAATGACTTATGGCGAGTTTTTGATGAGTTTACCAAGTCCAACTAGTTTCAACGTCTTTTCTATAAAACCGCTTGATGGAAACTGTGTTTTGGAGATAAATCCAAGTATTGCCTTTCCGATGATAGATCGTTTGCTTGGCGGAACTGGTGAAAATTTTGAGGCAAATAGAGAACTAACCGACATTGAAGTAAATTTACTTGATGCGGTGCTTAGAATGATCATGCAGCGTCTTAAAGAGAGCTGGTCGATGATAACTGATATGTATCCAAATGTGGAAGCTAAAGAGAGCAGTCCAAATGTCGTACAGATCGTCTCTCAAAATGAGATCGTCATCATGGTCGTTATGGAGATCATAGTTGGCGGATCAAGCGGTATGATAAATTTATGCTATCCAGTCATCTATCTTGAACCGATACTCTCACGCCTTGCAAACAGAGATATTATGCTTGGTGAAACCAGTGCAAAAAAAAGTAGAAATAAAGAGCTAAAAACACTTATTGGACGAGCAGAAATTTTATATGAAGCCATACTTGGCAAGTCGATCATTAGCGTAAATGAGTTTTTAAATTTAAAAGAAGGCGATATTTTAAGGCTTGATAGAGGAGCTGATGATAAGGCGATCGTTTGTATCGATAAAAAAGAAGTTTTCTTGGCCGAAGTTGGGCTTCATAGATTTAGAAAATCTATAAGGATTGAGCAGTTAATACGCTCTGATAAAGATGAGATCAAAAATATCTTAGAAAAATACGAAGAAGAGCGAAAAGCAAAGCTAATGGCGTATGAAGCTAATGAGCGCAAAATGGAAGAAGAAGAGGACGACGAAGATGATGAATGA